The nucleotide window agaataaataatttcaatgttaATGGCAAAAAATGTTGCTGCTGTACaatttttcgatataaataagaatagcATTATATAGTAAgcggaaaatttaaaaacgaaatgaaaaaataaagatcagTTGCACGAATAGAGAAACGCAGACTGTTCTTCTCATTCAAGCAAGCCAGATGGGCTTGGTCTATGATCGAAGCGCAATGAGCGGACTATCAATTACTTTTTATGCCCTTTTCTTTAGTCGAGTATCGACCGACGACGGTATGCATCCCTCGACGAAGAGACTACTCTAGGCGGAACTGCTTATGTATCGAATAAGATATTCAACGCAAGTAATTTTCTTATGGCCGCTTTTCAGGCGAACCACCCCCTTCTTCGCTAACCCCCTCGTAACTCACTATACTTTGAGTTTTCGCTTCTAGCAGCCGCAGAGTGTTCGGACGAGGGTGAAACACATTGCTTGCAACTGTCACTCGCGGTCtgttctcttcttcttcgccGTCGTCGCCGTGGTCGATCATTGTATTTTTAACCGATagcactttatatatatgcattctCTTTCTTGCGTTCGTAACATGACGTCATCTCTCTCTTACAATGaactcatatatttttttcaccgaATATGCGTATTTGAGAAAgtaggaaatatttattttttttcacaatttcttttttttttttaaactgtaaGATATACATACCTACATGTGTAAAGTGGCacgatagaatattttaaaaaagtaaaataaatatattgtatctttttctagaaaaaatacgtgagaaatgaaataataagtaGTATAAATCACAAttaggaaaattaattataagagtgCATCTATAGTAGCCtactttttacattctttCTGTATATTCGATTCggttaaaataagataaactcATAATAAGAAGGGAAATGACAAGTGTACACATTGTCGAGTATTTCCTATCTACGGAAGCGAGAGTCTATATACAGAGCTTAAAATAATCTACGGCATGCTATTACTGTTCTCGTGTGAATCGattctcttattatatatatagagacgAGCGACATTCGATTCGTTTAGTCTGTACAGATGGCTAAGATGGACCGTTGTCTTTTTATTACAGACGTATTGGAGAATTGCGGTCACGAAAATCGAGACGAGGGAGCGAGGGGCACTTAGCCCTTTGGCGAGCTCGAAGGATGCAGCTCCCAGGCGGGAGCACGAGAATTCCACCCGCGAGAGCACCGGCTTCCGTTCTGGATATCATCAACGGCAACAACATCGCAACGATCACCGGGCGTAAACGCATCGATAATAAGAGCAGGAGAAGCAGCGGCCCCGGTTACAACAATCACCGTAGTAAAAGTAGTAAGAAGCACGACAGCAGCGGATACAGATCTGATAACGAATCGACCCTTCCGAAAAAGACCCGCCATCCCGAGACGAGGGCGGACGGCCGACATCGAGTCACCGAGCAGCAGCTTCAGTCGTTGGCGTCAGCTCCACGGCGGAAGGTGCGGGGCGAGGAATAGTGAAAAGAAGGCACAGAAAAAGCGAAGAACGacggaagaagaagaagaggaggcgcgagagaaggagaagaaggagaagaaggagaagagGAGGAAGCAGGAGTTCGTAGGAAAAGAGAAGGGTgccgacgtcgtcgtcgtcggcggcggcggcggcggagAAGGCGGAAAACgaagagaaggaggagaagAAGATCTAGAAGGAGACGGCGAAGCCAAAGGAAGTGGAGAGGGGTGGTCGGTGGCGAACAAAGTGGGGAGTATTAGCTAGAAGGAACGTAGAGAAAGAGGCAGCTGTAGTAGGGGAGCCGGAGAAACTACACAGTGCAGAAGGCGAAGCAGTGTGCTGAGCCACGAGGGGCTATTCGAGCGAGAAGGGGAGGGGTGGCAAGGAGCCCTGGCGGGGAGGGGACGCGGAGGCCTTTGGGGGGCCGACCAACCAGACGGCCGATGATGTCATCGGAGGAGGAGACCGAGTGTTTCGCCCTCTACGGAGCAACCACGGAAAGCAAGCAACAGCAACTTCTGAAGAAGCAGAAGCGCACCAGACAGCGCGTGGACGCCGGCGAGCCGCGCAACAGCTACTCGAGTATACCGAACTTTAGCTCCCGGCCATCCTTCCTTGGTGGTGGTCTATACGGCTCGATCTTTAGTGGTACCGGACCACCCCCGCAtcaacagcaacagcagcaacaacCGCAGCAACCGCATCATCAGTCGCAAtcgcaacaacaacaacaacaacaacaacaacagctCCAGCAGCAGGCTGGAGCGACTGGCAGTCAAAGTCATTTAGGTACAGCTACGACGGGTCCTACAACCCAGCAGCATTCCGCCCACGCGGCTTTCGGCTTCTTCGGGGCTCCGGGCTTCGGCCCCGCCAAGATGCTGAACGAGTTATTAGGACGGCAGGTCAAACAGGCCAGTGACGCTGGCGGATCACCGCCAGAGGGCGGTCACGGGATGACCGGTGCCGGCATGGATCCCGCCTCGAATCTACAACCGGGCGCCGTGGTTAATTGCGACGATCCCGCCACGGCCGACCTCACGCAGCACATGCTCCGCGACATGCTACTGCAGGGCCGTAAGCTTTCCGCTCTCGGCGTGCAAGAGCAGCCAAACAATAATAACAGTATACacaataacaacaataataatactacCGCGGAATTACTTAAATCGCAGCATCAACAGAGTCCCCAGCAGCATCAACAACAAAATAGTGATAGTGCGCGCAGTGGAACAGTGCAGAGTGGCGGGGAAGAGAGTGGTGATGGCAATAACATAAATAGCGCGAATCACAGTGACCGTGATACCGTGATGCCGGGTGATGCTGAAGACAGCGCTGAAGATGCTGCCTCCGCGGCACGCGCGATGGAGGAGGCTTTTGCCGAGGCCGGTATGGAGCCAGGAGCGAACTTGGACGGATCAGATTGCGAGCAGAGCCTACCTCCTAGCCCATCGGCACCAAGGTCGGGCTCTGTCTCCGTCAAGGAAGAAATACAAGAGTCGCTAAATATCAAACGTAGCCCTAGTCATTCTCCTTGTCCGATCGTGCCAAAGACCGAGACAAATTCTCCGACAACGGAGATTAAACGCGCCCGCGTGGAAAACATCGTCAGCACGATGCGCAGTAGTCCGGCGCTTCAGCCGGCAACGGTAAATGGTTGTAAGAAGCGCAAGCTCTATCAACCTCAACAACAGACGGTGCATCATGTTCTCCAGCATAGTGTCAATGATACCATGATGGACGATGAAGACGAGAGCGAGGAGGAAGAAGACCCGACGACGATCAGACAGAAACGAGAGGAGAAAGATAATTTGAAAGTTCAGTTGAAAATGTTGCACGAGCAATTGGCAGAGATGCAACAAAAGTACATGGAGCTTTCGAGCAGAATGGAGCCAGATACAAGCGAGAGCGGCGGCGACGCACCACTCAGTCCTCAGCCTCAACTTCCACCGCAACCACCACCTAGACCGCCACGACCTCATCCACCGCCGTATAACGGTCTCCCAGCTCTTCCACCTGATCATCCCCACGCAGCAGCTGCCGCTATGTATCACATGGGGCATAAACTCTATTTCGAGCAACAGCACGCCGCTCTCGAGAGAATGAAACAACATCAAGAAGCGGCCGCGaggcaacagcagcagcagcaacaacaacagcagcagcagcagcagcagcagcagcagcagcagcagcaacatcAACGACAAAAttcgccaccgccaccgccaccgagCCAATCTCAACAACAAAGCCAGAACAACACTGGACCCCCGACGCCGCAGACGCCGCAGATGCAATCAGCTAACACGCCTATTCAACATAAAGACTTCCAGGAAAGGTTAAACGTCTTCAGGGGTGCCGCTGCGGCAGCCAGCTCGTCTGGACCTCATATCACCGGAGCCGCTTTAGAAGGCTTAGCGGATATCTTGAAGACGGAAATAACCTCTTCATTAACCAATTTGATTGACAGTATAGTCGCGAGGTTCGTGCAACAGAGAAGGTTTATCGGTAAGCAGACCGAGGCAGCACAGGCTGCCGCCGAGCAGCTGAACAAGGACCTTCTTATGGCGAGCCAAATGCTCGAGAGAAAATCACCCAGGACGAAAGTAGTTGACAGAGGAGCGCCGCAACCACCCGGTGGCCCAAACGGGCCACGGGGGCCCCTCAACGGTGGGCCCCCTCCTCCACAGTCCACGGGGTTCTCGCAAATCGGGTCCATAGGTGGTGTGCCCCATGGTCCTCATGCTGGCCCCACGGAAAACAATCTTAATCAGATGAATCAGCTGCCCTCGCATGCAAGGCCGAGCGTTGGAATGTTTCAGACGCCAAAACCGCCGACGATATACGCCATGGCCTCCATGCAGgcgcagcagcaacaacaacacCAACAGCAGCACCAACAGCAGCACGAACAGCAGCAAAGGGAGCAACAACAACGCGACCAATATTGCAATATGAGAAAcgacgagagagaaaacagAGACTCGGAGCAAAACGAGGCCCTGTCACTTGTCATGACGCCGAAGAAAAAACGTCATAAGGTAagcatattatgtataatatttcagaattaataataaatttatgtaaattaaatatattatcgctCAGTTTTCTGATTTgcttgttaaatatattaatttaatataattatatataaattgatgtaaatataaattaatgtataaatatattttaatatcttaatatatatatatatatatatatatatatatatatatatatatatagataaaatgtacacttttttaatgtacatataaagatatattaaagatattaatttcaagtcatctaaaatattactttcgagataatactatataaattatgcatattatgtatataaattaaaatctacaaaattttatagcgaaaaaatttaatttgtcgactttaattatttttattatatatacatattatatatacatatttattacatatatatacatgaaaacTTGATAAGTCTGCCTAAAAAGAAATACTAATTAGTACGCTTTACAGGTGACGGATACGAGAATTACTCCGAGGACGGTGTCCAGAATCCTAGCGCAAGAGGGAAACGGATCGCAAGGAGGTAGTGATAGTCCCCCGCCTCCTCCACCACCGAGACCTTATCATGCGCCACCACCGATGCTGCCGGTGTCCCTGCCAACCAGCGTAGCGATACCAAATCCAAGCCTCCACGAGAGTCAAGTGTTCTCGCCCTATTCGCCGTTTTTCAATCCTCACGCGAGTCATCCTGGTCAAGTACCACCTCCGGGGCCACATCATTTACCCGCGAGTCCTCCGGGTGGCGGTGTAGAACTCAGGGATTCTCCTCCACTGCCCCATCCGCCGGCTATGTTGCATCCAGCTCTACTGGCGGCAGCTCAGCACGGCAGTCCGGATTACGGACACCTCAGGATGGACAGCAACGACCGAGCTAGCGACTGCAACTCCGGTGACATCACCTACGATGGAATTCAGCCTACAATATCCTTTACTAATACTTATACGCTAAACAGCAAAAttggtaatattattaaaataataattaacattcaaggtaaaataaatattaatttagcttttattattacaaataatttatataattaaaatgaaaagctATACGTTATTTgaagattattttacaattgaaaagaatatatgcagaatatatagaaatagcGAGGAAAACGAGCAAGATGTTAggagcatttttttaaattttttttagaagagaaGAGGAACTCGAAAAGTTTTAGATGTAGCAGTGAGtttttgagagagaaagagatgaaaaaagagagagagagaaaaagctgAGCAGAATAGCTCATTCGTTCGCTAGAAGGCGGTTGGAGCGAGGAAGCTCGGACGAATGTTAGATTAGTTTGCTACGGAGTTAGGCTAATGTTGGCTGCACCTACGAGTAGAGTTTGTCCGGCAACAACGCATCGAGCCAAAAGTTCTTTGCCTACCCGGCCCACCCTCGGCCTGCAGTCTCCCTCAACTTCGCAAGCCAATAATCTGTCCCGCAATTTCGCAATTCAGCGTGAGCATTTCGCGAACTTCCCATCTCGAGCGTCTCCTCGACTTATCGTAGATAAGCTACTTTAGCTGGTTTTCGTGATACGAGCCTTCATAGTTAAATTCCTTtagcattatattttatttacatgtacgCATCTGTGTTGCCTTTCAATTCacgtataaagaaaaagattgttTGATTTACATTGATATATCAGTCATATTATGAGAATACAATTTATGTAGAAATATGATagaatgaatttatttttagaaagaaatttttagttGAGATTATATCAGAGAaacgaatttatattatttaacaaatcatatttttttcatatttttttatataattcacattaatttctaaatgtctataaataattataaataattctatacggtattttacatgataatgattaattaaaacctTGTTGATTTGCAGATTACCGAGAAGTagtaaatattacttttatcgaacaatttatatattacacctaaaatttataatagttttcgGAATTAGATAcagataaaaaagtattttaaatttacttaaggattcacaaaaaattcaattaaatcgtTCGTGACTttcaaaaatgattaaaatagtcGCATTTTTTGCATCTGGTTAATATAAACTCTTAGGTTCGTTAGAAAGAGCGCATGATTCACCAGTTCGATCTATCGCGTCGCGATTTGTTTCTGAGTTACCGAAAGAACGTGCAGAAATCCGATGGCTTGCGGAGTGGGAGCTCGCCTCGGTGCAGCGAGGAAAAAAAGGCGAGTGTCGCGCGGGGGCTTGTGTGAGCGGCGATCGTCCGATGCAATGTCGGAACTGCATCGGCATGTTGGACCGGGTCGCTCGATCGGGTAGCGTGTGCCGTTCTTTGCCGCCTTTTTAGTCGGCCTTTGATGTAAAATCAATGGcgcattttttttcactccctcctcttctctctctcctctagGGGTAGGTTAAGCGCGTCGTGCATCGCCGTGACACGATCTGCTGTTCCGCGCTTCTCTGGACGCATTCTAGTCTTGCGATTCGCCCTAGCATTTGACGCATCCGAATATATTTTGCCGATTATAcacgctttttttttctttctcgaaaaaaattcgttttaaaatttaagctCGAGATTAACCGGTCGTGCGTAAAGCAATTGTTTGCGCCGGTGGTCAatatacgaataaaatatacgtgtgttataaataaattaacttgtCGCGAAAAATGTCGTAGTAGAGCgcgaattaattgaataagaTTGCATTGAAACCACATGTAGAGATCCTATTACCAATAAGGAGTCGGTAAGGCTTCTGCTGAGGATACGGCCAATCGTAGATCAAAACTTCGCAAAAAGAACCCTTCTACCGCCTACCCTAGCGATAACCGCAATTTGTACGATTTCTAATCCGATTCGATACGAAAGAAAACACGATTATATTTGAGAGATTCAGATGCCCAAGAAGCAAACcaataactctctctctctctctctctctctctctctctctctatcatatttttttttctttcaatttaatctCTTCTTTTGTAATCAAGAGAtcctctatatattatttataaacatgtgTACATTGCAACATGACTATTTCCTTAACCACGGTGAACTCGTCGACGCTGACGCCGATGCATCTGAGGAAGGCGAAGCTGATGTTCTTCTGGGTCAGGTACCCGTCCTCGGCCGTCCTTAAGATGTACTTCCCCGACatcaaattcaataaaaacaataCAGCGCAGCTGGTCAAGTGGTTCTCCAACTTCCGGTGAGTAATATACAATTCTGAATTTATGGcagcaaataatattttcaaattcgaTATTATGCTACGCGAGCGGCTTGTTTCTTGTATAATATTCCAAAAAGggcagataaataatattttgtcaaaatcGAAATATGCTCACGTATACGAGAGGAAGATGAATTCACAcagacattttaatatttgaacaaacaaaaatatgaaaacgcTTTAATAggggaattttttaaatttaaattttctcagATCTAATTAATTCGTTTCAATTTTCGATCTAATTTAAATCAGAAATTAACGAGATTGAATTATTTTCGACTCGCGATCTCTATCTTGTACCAAATGGATAACTAAATCCATGAAAACGGAGCGGATAGTCGTGTAGAAAATCTCGAGAATTCGACGGACAATCCACTCGCCACTCCCCTACATAATCTCGGACATTTTCGATCTCATTCAGTATTCCCCCAAAAGAAATGGAATCGTGGAAGACGTTTCTGATAACAGAGGTGCGTTTCGTGTATGCAAACGAGAACGAGGTTTTCGAGGGATCGACCACTCCCTTTGCAGAAGCGGTCAGAGCCCAAGAGACGAGAGTCACGATGGGTGTGTCCGAATCTTAATTACCCTCTCTCGTAGCAGCTGGGGATAAGTAACGCTACCTACATAGCGGCAAGTATAGAAGCGCGTACAAGGCCGTAGGTACCGACACATACTGTCCGGCAGGCATTAGCCTGATTATAATTAGGCTGAGTACAGTACAGATCCAAGATACAAGGTGGTCGAAGGTAGATGGCACGTGGCCACGCCGTTACATTATTACCGCTTTCTTATCGCAAGATGTCCACTCTCATGAAAATCGTAAGTCTTCGCGCGCTTACCTTCGCATATGCCGGCATTTTTACCGTTCCCACAATTACGATATAAAGGAAACGCCACATGTGTCGCAGATATATATaccttatataaaaattgtatgtgcgacgataaataaaatatagataataggATAATGGTCGAATTAATTACGATATTTAACGTTGCTTCTTATGCTACTATTGGACTTGTCAAGCTTTTTCGAGGATATCTTTTCATTGCACTGTAATgtcgaattaatttctaattaatacaGAGCACGAGTATCGCACATATCAAAATGAACGAGATGTTGTACACGTAGAATCGTGAAAACCAAAAAGTAAAAGGATTTGATCTATTGTATTTTAACAACAATGCGCAGTAATTATCAGTCTTCTGTGTAACATTATTCGTTGGGACTATTCAAAAGAGTGGAATCGAAGATAAAAGAGCAAGAGCGCGGTATGTTTGTGGAACTTTCAAACGTCCAGCGAAAATTGCACGCTCGTATTCGACGGTACGTACAAAGCTAATTACCGCTTCGGTATATTTCGGTACATTTGGCCCGAGGGTTCCTTCGCCTTTCTCGCCATTTTATTCCTGCCCTTCCGAAATTTTTCTTGATGAGATTCATTCTGAGTTGTGCCTTGCACTCTAAAATACTGCTTgttgagattttttaaataaacaagataGCCTCTTTCGTATAAATTTGGAAGccaaatttaaaatctataggatcaaatatttcatgtaatattatgttatatgtgATACGTTTtacttgatatattaataacggtgaatatttttttctaaatgtaaaACCTAATAGTCATGGTACACGTACCGTGATATAATCAgaaatttccatttatttttcttatgaaagataaatctgtctttatgtatatatcaataagtgatatataatatatgcgtaCATCAGTCACATTTAAAGTAACATactatttatgaaataaaattttaatttatatcttttttataagaattcaatttacataaattcattattagaTATACGCTTCCGATTAAGTTATGAcgtgaaattaatattctcattttctgaagaaagagaaaattcgAAGATTTTACGTCACAAACCTCtacttggaattttttttctttcgctaGTAATCACGTAAGGGGTTTGCCCGgactttttccttctttttctccaCAAGCTATTGTCGCGCGTGCTCGATCTGATAGCCTAATGCACGGCTTCCTATGCGGAAATGCCTCGCTACATTATTCTACGCACTACTACGTGCACGGTCAACCCTCTATCCTTTTCCCACCCTAGATCATCGTTGTACTTTTGTCACGAGAATGGGCCGAGACCACCATCGCCGTCACCTGCTACGTCGATTATTATATCGTTGTCTCGTTcccgatataaaatatacagacTGTTGATCAGAAACCTAAATATGTTCTTACTGATTGATCAATCTCCAACTATCAATTTAGATCAAAGAGATACGATATAGGAGAAAAGAGTAGGCaaaagttttactttttttctgatcaataataaacaaaaaataaatcgttTTTATAGTTGTAATATTTATGGATTTGTTTCTACGTACGATTGTTTGGCAAAGTTTCTGAAAAAAGAGATAACAAGATTAGAATTTTGTTTActaattttgatattgaattaaaaatgcaaGAGACACATTGTAATACGTGTAAAACTCATCAGAAAATACTAAGAATATCTcaacatataataaacgtaatttttattaaatattacatatcatCTAACTATGATTTTCGTAATCGTAACATTTACCCGATGACGTTATTTATCAATGTACATCCCCTGGCACAGTAGATGCCGGAGAAAATCGGATTCAAGAAcagatataaagaaagaaaaagagaaataaaacgaGAAGCACAGAGtgatagaaaaagagagcgagagagagagagagagagagagagagagagagagagagagagagagagagcaaggCGGCCATGCACACAAAGCGATCGTTCGCACCCTATTTTCTCACGCTCACGCTCGCGTCGAATCGAAAGCACGTCCGATATCTTACGGAGACTCGTTGACGTCGCGCGTACATCATCGGACCTGCTTATACCGACGATATTGACAGCCTTCGTTCGATGAAGCACGCCGTGGGGGATGATTGGGGTCGTCTGCGATCCAGGGTACGACATGTGTGCGTGTTCATACCTGCGGTGTACGTGTGCATGTAtgggcgcgcgcgcgtaccCGTCTCTATCTCCGCGCATCTCACCCCGTCTGTCCGTCTGTCTGTCGGCCAGCCGATCGGTCGGTCGGTTCGCCCCCGCGTGAgcgcgaaaaagagaaagaagaacgcgagaaaaagagatgcgCGGGCGGACTCGGGTTCGTTCATTATCAGATCCCACGGTAGGACACGCGACTGAGGTAGCGATAGATCCTATCTCTGCAGGATGGAAGAAATTTTATGTCGTATAATGGACAACGGATAGCGCATACACGACACGCTTCTATTCTAACCGGACGGTGAATTTATTTCGCACGAAAAACCTGAGTCGCCTTGGAATGAAAATCGagcgatgattttttttttccgtttttAAATGCCACGTTGTTTCTTTTCGACACTTAATAGAATGAGGCGAAGAAGaaattagaaagagaaaacggCGCCGGGGTCGTCCCTTTTGGGGGAGAATTATCGAATATTTCGCGGCGATAAGCAGCGATAtatcaaatcaattttttatatttagttggatatttaatttgatctcTATAGTGTAAAAAAATCCTTTTCATGTGAGAGATTCGGATACTTATTTAAAGGGTAATTATTTTCCGTTATGAGATACGATTTGACAATGATCAACCTTTTATTTGCGTAATACTACTGATAGATAAATGCAAACACCTCACTGATCCGCTGAGTATTTCTCGATAAGTATATTGAGAAttgagtaaaatatttctctcgcattatttaataatgaatcgAGAAGACGGATTTATAAACGTAGGATTTAATCcggttaaatatataaagagcaTCTCCGGAAACTGCAAAGTGGAGGACAGTAATATCTTTGATAAAGAGAGACCTCCAAGTGGCAGTTGACGAGAAAACGCGAGCTAATAGCTCGGCCACAAGCggaataatacatataatgttgcggaaagagcgaaaaaaaagaagacagttgagagagagaaagtataCGATAAATGAAGAAAG belongs to Anoplolepis gracilipes chromosome 4, ASM4749672v1, whole genome shotgun sequence and includes:
- the LOC140665390 gene encoding homeobox protein prospero isoform X1 gives rise to the protein MMSSEEETECFALYGATTESKQQQLLKKQKRTRQRVDAGEPRNSYSSIPNFSSRPSFLGGGLYGSIFSGTGPPPHQQQQQQQPQQPHHQSQSQQQQQQQQQQLQQQAGATGSQSHLGTATTGPTTQQHSAHAAFGFFGAPGFGPAKMLNELLGRQVKQASDAGGSPPEGGHGMTGAGMDPASNLQPGAVVNCDDPATADLTQHMLRDMLLQGRKLSALGVQEQPNNNNSIHNNNNNNTTAELLKSQHQQSPQQHQQQNSDSARSGTVQSGGEESGDGNNINSANHSDRDTVMPGDAEDSAEDAASAARAMEEAFAEAGMEPGANLDGSDCEQSLPPSPSAPRSGSVSVKEEIQESLNIKRSPSHSPCPIVPKTETNSPTTEIKRARVENIVSTMRSSPALQPATVNGCKKRKLYQPQQQTVHHVLQHSVNDTMMDDEDESEEEEDPTTIRQKREEKDNLKVQLKMLHEQLAEMQQKYMELSSRMEPDTSESGGDAPLSPQPQLPPQPPPRPPRPHPPPYNGLPALPPDHPHAAAAAMYHMGHKLYFEQQHAALERMKQHQEAAARQQQQQQQQQQQQQQQQQQQQQQHQRQNSPPPPPPSQSQQQSQNNTGPPTPQTPQMQSANTPIQHKDFQERLNVFRGAAAAASSSGPHITGAALEGLADILKTEITSSLTNLIDSIVARFVQQRRFIGKQTEAAQAAAEQLNKDLLMASQMLERKSPRTKVVDRGAPQPPGGPNGPRGPLNGGPPPPQSTGFSQIGSIGGVPHGPHAGPTENNLNQMNQLPSHARPSVGMFQTPKPPTIYAMASMQAQQQQQHQQQHQQQHEQQQREQQQRDQYCNMRNDERENRDSEQNEALSLVMTPKKKRHKYALQVTDTRITPRTVSRILAQEGNGSQGGSDSPPPPPPPRPYHAPPPMLPVSLPTSVAIPNPSLHESQVFSPYSPFFNPHASHPGQVPPPGPHHLPASPPGGGVELRDSPPLPHPPAMLHPALLAAAQHGSPDYGHLRMDSNDRASDCNSGDITYDGIQPTSSTLTPMHLRKAKLMFFWVRYPSSAVLKMYFPDIKFNKNNTAQLVKWFSNFREFYYIQMEKYARQAVSEGVKNVEDLRVGGDSEIYRVLNLHYNRNNHIEVWGPQVPSNFRYVVEQTLKEFFKAIQGGKDSEQSWKKSIYKVISRLDDPVPEYFKSPNFLEQLE
- the LOC140665390 gene encoding homeobox protein prospero isoform X2 — protein: MMSSEEETECFALYGATTESKQQQLLKKQKRTRQRVDAGEPRNSYSSIPNFSSRPSFLGGGLYGSIFSGTGPPPHQQQQQQQPQQPHHQSQSQQQQQQQQQQLQQQAGATGSQSHLGTATTGPTTQQHSAHAAFGFFGAPGFGPAKMLNELLGRQVKQASDAGGSPPEGGHGMTGAGMDPASNLQPGAVVNCDDPATADLTQHMLRDMLLQGRKLSALGVQEQPNNNNSIHNNNNNNTTAELLKSQHQQSPQQHQQQNSDSARSGTVQSGGEESGDGNNINSANHSDRDTVMPGDAEDSAEDAASAARAMEEAFAEAGMEPGANLDGSDCEQSLPPSPSAPRSGSVSVKEEIQESLNIKRSPSHSPCPIVPKTETNSPTTEIKRARVENIVSTMRSSPALQPATVNGCKKRKLYQPQQQTVHHVLQHSVNDTMMDDEDESEEEEDPTTIRQKREEKDNLKVQLKMLHEQLAEMQQKYMELSSRMEPDTSESGGDAPLSPQPQLPPQPPPRPPRPHPPPYNGLPALPPDHPHAAAAAMYHMGHKLYFEQQHAALERMKQHQEAAARQQQQQQQQQQQQQQQQQQQQQQHQRQNSPPPPPPSQSQQQSQNNTGPPTPQTPQMQSANTPIQHKDFQERLNVFRGAAAAASSSGPHITGAALEGLADILKTEITSSLTNLIDSIVARFVQQRRFIGKQTEAAQAAAEQLNKDLLMASQMLERKSPRTKVVDRGAPQPPGGPNGPRGPLNGGPPPPQSTGFSQIGSIGGVPHGPHAGPTENNLNQMNQLPSHARPSVGMFQTPKPPTIYAMASMQAQQQQQHQQQHQQQHEQQQREQQQRDQYCNMRNDERENRDSEQNEALSLVMTPKKKRHKVTDTRITPRTVSRILAQEGNGSQGGSDSPPPPPPPRPYHAPPPMLPVSLPTSVAIPNPSLHESQVFSPYSPFFNPHASHPGQVPPPGPHHLPASPPGGGVELRDSPPLPHPPAMLHPALLAAAQHGSPDYGHLRMDSNDRASDCNSGDITYDGIQPTSSTLTPMHLRKAKLMFFWVRYPSSAVLKMYFPDIKFNKNNTAQLVKWFSNFREFYYIQMEKYARQAVSEGVKNVEDLRVGGDSEIYRVLNLHYNRNNHIEVWGPQVPSNFRYVVEQTLKEFFKAIQGGKDSEQSWKKSIYKVISRLDDPVPEYFKSPNFLEQLE
- the LOC140665390 gene encoding homeobox protein prospero isoform X4; the encoded protein is MMSSEEETECFALYGATTESKQQQLLKKQKRTRQRVDAGEPRNSYSSIPNFSSRPSFLGGGLYGSIFSGTGPPPHQQQQQQQPQQPHHQSQSQQQQQQQQQQLQQQAGATGSQSHLGTATTGPTTQQHSAHAAFGFFGAPGFGPAKMLNELLGRQVKQASDAGGSPPEGGHGMTGAGMDPASNLQPGAVVNCDDPATADLTQHMLRDMLLQGRKLSALGVQEQPNNNNSIHNNNNNNTTAELLKSQHQQSPQQHQQQNSDSARSGTVQSGGEESGDGNNINSANHSDRDTVMPGDAEDSAEDAASAARAMEEAFAEAGMEPGANLDGSDCEQSLPPSPSAPRSGSVSVKEEIQESLNIKRSPSHSPCPIVPKTETNSPTTEIKRARVENIVSTMRSSPALQPATVNGCKKRKLYQPQQQTVHHVLQHSVNDTMMDDEDESEEEEDPTTIRQKREEKDNLKVQLKMLHEQLAEMQQKYMELSSRMEPDTSESGGDAPLSPQPQLPPQPPPRPPRPHPPPYNGLPALPPDHPHAAAAAMYHMGHKLYFEQQHAALERMKQHQEAAARQQQQQQQQQQQQQQQQQQQQQQHQRQNSPPPPPPSQSQQQSQNNTGPPTPQTPQMQSANTPIQHKDFQERLNVFRGAAAAASSSGPHITGAALEGLADILKTEITSSLTNLIDSIVARFVQQRRFIGKQTEAAQAAAEQLNKDLLMASQMLERKSPRTKVVDRGAPQPPGGPNGPRGPLNGGPPPPQSTGFSQIGSIGGVPHGPHAGPTENNLNQMNQLPSHARPSVGMFQTPKPPTIYAMASMQAQQQQQHQQQHQQQHEQQQREQQQRDQYCNMRNDERENRDSEQNEALSLVMTPKKKRHKVTDTRITPRTVSRILAQEGNGSQGGSDSPPPPPPPRPYHAPPPMLPVSLPTSVAIPNPSLHESQVFSPYSPFFNPHASHPGQVPPPGPHHLPASPPGGGVELRDSPPLPHPPAMLHPALLAAAQHGSPDYGHLRMDSNDRASDCNSGDITYDGIQPTSSTLTPMHLRKAKLMFFWVRYPSSAVLKMYFPDIKFNKNNTAQLVKWFSNFREFYYIQMEKYARQAVSEGVKNVEDLRVGGDSEIYRVLNLHYNRNNHIEVPSNFRYVVEQTLKEFFKAIQGGKDSEQSWKKSIYKVISRLDDPVPEYFKSPNFLEQLE